The following coding sequences lie in one Peromyscus maniculatus bairdii isolate BWxNUB_F1_BW_parent chromosome 3, HU_Pman_BW_mat_3.1, whole genome shotgun sequence genomic window:
- the Fam136a gene encoding protein FAM136A isoform X1 encodes MAEVQQLRVQEAVDAMVKSVERENIRKMQGLMFRCSANCCEDNQASMQQVHQCIERCHAPLAQAQALVTSELERFQDRLARCTMHCNDKAKDSMDAGNKELQVKRQLDSCVAKCVDDHMHLIPTMTKKMKESLSSIGK; translated from the exons ATGGCGGAGGTGCAGCAACTCCGAGTGCAGGAGGCTGTGGACGCCATGGTGAAAAGTGTAGAGAGGGAGAACATCCGGAAGATGCAG GGCCTCATGTTCCGGTGTAGCGCCAACTGCTGTGAGGACAACCAGGCATCTATGCAGCAGGTGCACCAATGCATCGAGCGCTGCCATGCGCCTTTGGCTCAAGCTCAGGCCTTGGTGACCAGTGAGCTGGAAAGATTCCAG GACCGCCTGGCCCGGTGCACCATGCACTGCAATGACAAAGCCAAAGACTCGATGGACGCAGGAAACAAGGAGCTGCAGGTGAAGCGGCAGCTGGACAGCTGTGTGGCCAAGTGTGTGGACGACCACATGCACCTCATCCCAACAATGACCAAAAAGATGAAGGAGTCTCTGTCATCCATCGGGAAATAA
- the Fam136a gene encoding protein FAM136A isoform X2: MFRCSANCCEDNQASMQQVHQCIERCHAPLAQAQALVTSELERFQDRLARCTMHCNDKAKDSMDAGNKELQVKRQLDSCVAKCVDDHMHLIPTMTKKMKESLSSIGK, from the exons ATGTTCCGGTGTAGCGCCAACTGCTGTGAGGACAACCAGGCATCTATGCAGCAGGTGCACCAATGCATCGAGCGCTGCCATGCGCCTTTGGCTCAAGCTCAGGCCTTGGTGACCAGTGAGCTGGAAAGATTCCAG GACCGCCTGGCCCGGTGCACCATGCACTGCAATGACAAAGCCAAAGACTCGATGGACGCAGGAAACAAGGAGCTGCAGGTGAAGCGGCAGCTGGACAGCTGTGTGGCCAAGTGTGTGGACGACCACATGCACCTCATCCCAACAATGACCAAAAAGATGAAGGAGTCTCTGTCATCCATCGGGAAATAA